The following proteins are co-located in the Sulfurospirillum deleyianum DSM 6946 genome:
- a CDS encoding cation acetate symporter: MKWGILFFTLSSVLFAADAQFSGKRDLNVSAIVMFLIFVLATLGITYWAARRTKTAKDFYTAGGGITGFQNGLAIAGDYMSAASFLGISGLVYMKGFDGLIYSIGFLVGWPIILFLVAEQLRNLGKYTFSDVASYRLKQTPIRTLAASGSLATVALYLIAQMVGAGQLIQILFGMDYEYAVVMVGILMILYVTFGGMLATTWVQIIKAVLLLSGATFMAIMIMYKVGFSFESLFAKAVELKKTNAIMAPGGLVSDPISAISLGIALMFGTAGLPHILMRFFTVSDAKEARKSVFVATGFIGYFYILTFIIGFGAVVLLTGNPEYLDTIKGGIIGGGNMAAIHTSHAIGGNIFLGFISAVAFATILAVVSGLTLAGASAVSHDLYSNVFARGRADEVTEMKVSKYSTIALGILAIILGIAFEKQNIAFMVGLAFAIAASANFPILFLSMFWGKLTTKGAVWGGGLGLLTAVVLVVLSKAVWVDILGYKTAIYPYGNPAIFSVTIAFVGIWLFSLMDNSEDAKREHAAYEHQFIRSQTGIGAEGASSH; this comes from the coding sequence ATGAAATGGGGTATTTTATTTTTCACACTTTCGAGTGTTCTTTTTGCGGCAGATGCGCAATTTAGCGGTAAACGTGATTTAAATGTTTCAGCGATTGTTATGTTTTTAATTTTTGTTTTGGCAACACTGGGTATTACCTATTGGGCGGCACGTCGTACCAAAACAGCGAAAGATTTTTATACTGCTGGTGGAGGTATTACAGGCTTTCAAAATGGTTTAGCCATTGCGGGAGATTATATGTCCGCAGCATCGTTTCTTGGAATTTCAGGACTGGTTTACATGAAAGGTTTTGATGGTTTAATCTATTCCATTGGCTTTTTAGTCGGTTGGCCAATCATCCTTTTCTTGGTGGCTGAACAGCTTAGAAACTTAGGGAAATACACCTTTTCAGATGTGGCATCGTACCGTTTGAAACAAACGCCTATTCGTACCCTTGCGGCATCGGGTTCTTTGGCTACGGTTGCGCTGTATTTGATTGCGCAGATGGTGGGTGCGGGACAGTTGATTCAAATCTTGTTTGGTATGGATTATGAATATGCGGTTGTTATGGTAGGCATTTTGATGATACTTTATGTAACATTTGGTGGAATGCTCGCTACAACATGGGTACAAATCATTAAAGCGGTTTTATTGCTCTCAGGGGCAACCTTTATGGCAATTATGATTATGTACAAAGTTGGATTTAGTTTTGAGAGCTTATTTGCTAAAGCGGTTGAGCTTAAAAAAACAAATGCTATTATGGCTCCAGGTGGGTTGGTAAGTGATCCTATCTCTGCTATAAGTTTAGGCATTGCGTTGATGTTTGGAACCGCAGGTCTTCCACATATCTTGATGCGTTTCTTTACGGTTAGTGATGCCAAAGAAGCACGAAAATCGGTCTTTGTTGCGACAGGGTTTATTGGGTATTTTTACATCTTAACCTTCATCATTGGTTTTGGTGCGGTGGTTCTTTTAACAGGCAATCCTGAGTACCTTGATACAATCAAAGGTGGCATCATTGGTGGTGGCAATATGGCAGCGATTCATACATCCCATGCGATTGGTGGTAATATTTTCTTAGGATTTATCTCCGCAGTAGCGTTTGCAACGATTTTGGCGGTTGTTTCAGGCTTAACCTTAGCAGGAGCGAGTGCGGTCAGTCATGACTTGTATTCGAATGTTTTTGCCAGAGGTAGAGCGGATGAGGTTACTGAGATGAAAGTCTCAAAATACTCTACGATTGCTTTAGGTATTTTGGCGATTATTTTAGGAATTGCGTTTGAGAAACAGAACATTGCGTTTATGGTTGGACTTGCGTTTGCGATTGCGGCGAGTGCAAACTTCCCAATTCTTTTCTTGTCAATGTTTTGGGGTAAGCTTACAACCAAAGGTGCTGTGTGGGGTGGAGGTTTAGGTCTTTTAACAGCGGTCGTTTTGGTTGTGTTAAGTAAAGCGGTTTGGGTGGATATTTTAGGCTATAAAACAGCGATTTATCCTTATGGAAACCCAGCGATTTTCTCAGTCACGATAGCGTTTGTTGGTATCTGGTTGTTTTCTTTGATGGATAATAGCGAGGATGCAAAACGAGAACATGCAGCGTATGAGCATCAGTTTATTCGCTCACAAACAGGCATTGGTGCGGAAGGCGCATCAAGCCACTAA
- a CDS encoding response regulator transcription factor, which produces MKILLLEDESMLRSSIEEYLEGLGHKVIAFGNGEEAYSAIAEGVFDLLILDINIPKMNGLALLKALNEAEKAYPTIFISANVEIDDISRAFELGASDYLKKPFHLKELGLRIDKIKKAYEIKHLQHVILSSKYVFSKEEQMLFYNNNVQILTKKQLQIVTLLCENIGVVVDFEKFRSYVWNDEPVDNATIRAEISRFRKLLKEDFIINLKGVGYKIERYYPEKKG; this is translated from the coding sequence ATGAAGATTTTACTGCTTGAAGATGAGTCGATGTTGCGAAGTTCGATTGAGGAGTATTTGGAAGGACTTGGGCATAAAGTCATTGCTTTTGGAAATGGGGAAGAAGCGTATAGTGCGATTGCAGAGGGAGTGTTTGATCTTTTGATTTTAGATATTAATATTCCTAAAATGAATGGATTGGCTCTTTTAAAGGCTCTCAATGAGGCAGAAAAAGCTTATCCGACCATTTTTATCAGTGCGAATGTTGAAATTGATGACATTAGCAGAGCGTTTGAGTTGGGGGCTTCGGATTATCTTAAAAAGCCGTTCCATCTTAAAGAGTTGGGACTTCGTATTGATAAAATTAAAAAAGCCTATGAAATTAAACATTTACAGCATGTCATTTTAAGTTCAAAATACGTTTTTTCCAAAGAGGAGCAGATGCTTTTTTACAACAATAATGTGCAAATTTTGACAAAAAAACAGTTACAAATAGTAACATTATTGTGCGAAAATATAGGGGTAGTGGTGGACTTCGAAAAATTCCGCAGTTATGTCTGGAACGATGAACCTGTTGATAATGCCACAATTAGGGCTGAAATAAGCCGTTTTCGTAAACTTTTAAAAGAAGATTTCATTATCAATCTTAAAGGGGTAGGTTATAAAATAGAGCGATATTATCCAGAGAAAAAAGGATAA
- a CDS encoding cation diffusion facilitator family transporter: MTLQKKATIVSSATATLLIIIKLFIGLLSGSVAVLASAIDSVLDLIVSAFNYFAIAKAEQPADKTFNYGKGKIEALAAVIEGTIICMSGLFILYTAIKKLFYPEALSHLSSSIWVMLVSFILTTMLVAFLHHVAKKTHSMVIESDALHYKTDVLSNGAILLSLVAIHFTGFEMIDSIMGILISLYIIYSAYELIKDGVYILLDASLEEEIVENIQRLILAEKEISDFHDLKTRRSANTYFVDVHLVFSPGISLLRAHHAGDKIEDNIKALAPEIEWVINAHLDPYDDSNTDTLLHVKKD, encoded by the coding sequence ATGACATTACAAAAAAAAGCGACCATCGTCTCAAGTGCAACGGCGACACTTTTAATTATTATTAAACTGTTTATTGGTCTTTTAAGCGGTTCGGTGGCGGTTTTAGCTTCTGCCATCGACTCAGTTCTGGACTTAATCGTTTCAGCCTTTAACTACTTTGCCATTGCCAAAGCCGAACAACCTGCCGATAAAACCTTTAACTACGGTAAAGGAAAAATCGAAGCCTTAGCTGCGGTCATTGAGGGAACGATTATTTGTATGTCGGGACTTTTTATCCTCTATACGGCGATTAAAAAGCTCTTTTATCCTGAGGCACTCTCACACCTAAGCAGTTCCATTTGGGTGATGCTCGTCTCTTTCATCCTTACAACCATGCTAGTTGCTTTTCTTCACCATGTAGCAAAAAAAACACACAGTATGGTCATCGAATCTGATGCCTTACACTATAAAACCGATGTCTTAAGCAATGGCGCCATTTTGCTCTCTTTAGTGGCGATTCATTTTACAGGCTTTGAGATGATTGATTCGATTATGGGGATACTTATTTCGCTTTATATTATCTACTCGGCGTATGAGCTGATTAAAGATGGGGTTTATATTTTACTGGACGCTTCTTTGGAAGAAGAGATTGTGGAAAATATTCAACGCCTTATTTTAGCGGAAAAGGAGATTAGCGATTTTCATGACTTAAAAACACGAAGGTCTGCCAACACCTACTTTGTCGATGTTCATTTAGTCTTTAGCCCTGGTATTTCTCTGCTTCGAGCGCACCATGCAGGGGATAAAATCGAAGACAATATCAAAGCACTCGCTCCTGAAATTGAGTGGGTCATCAACGCACACCTTGACCCCTATGATGATTCAAATACCGACACGCTTTTACATGTAAAAAAGGATTAA
- a CDS encoding sensor histidine kinase, with product MLLRDKNNKSIKQINLMALLFAALFAFVFAGFIIINEYLSFKAENEALKVRYKEEQHKSALANLRLLSDIVRYRFEQSKHEEEGVIEKKVLEDVRALMAHLAAHHYIFIQKEQGQLLYTSSEYPTETPLNESVVRENFEPLALVLGSGVQMQGIEDVLSHNEKAYEDKIIDFVLKIYMLTLFLYLVSTIEYRYVSELIGREIRFIIASFKKASLNYEFIDTSKIKFKEFQEIVAQANVMIEQIKSQNGALVGLNSSLEEIVVQKTHALKQSVEYTKELLEKQDRFIKNAIHEINTPLSIILMNIDLYNLKYEKNRYLLKIEAAVKVLDNIYGDLEYIVKKDRVVYEKTMVDFSSFLMQRVAYFEDVAEGNKLEIKTEIASDLFIVFNEIELQRICDNNISNAIKYSYENNAVEVRLYEEKDAIVFSVENCGEMIRSPEKLFDRYYREDVARGGFGLGLNIVKEICDMHGVGIEVMSNEERTRFLYRFKKEKDEDFTA from the coding sequence GTGTTACTTCGAGATAAAAATAATAAAAGCATTAAACAGATTAATCTTATGGCACTGTTGTTTGCCGCTCTCTTTGCTTTTGTGTTTGCGGGGTTTATTATTATCAATGAATATCTTTCGTTTAAAGCAGAAAATGAAGCGCTTAAAGTGCGTTATAAAGAGGAACAACATAAAAGCGCTTTAGCTAATTTACGTCTTTTAAGCGACATCGTCCGTTATCGTTTTGAACAAAGTAAGCATGAAGAAGAGGGTGTCATTGAGAAAAAAGTACTCGAAGATGTCCGTGCGTTAATGGCGCATCTTGCAGCGCATCATTATATTTTTATTCAAAAAGAACAGGGGCAATTACTTTATACTTCCAGCGAGTATCCTACTGAAACGCCTTTGAATGAGAGCGTTGTACGGGAGAATTTTGAGCCTTTGGCGTTGGTTTTAGGAAGTGGTGTGCAGATGCAAGGGATTGAAGATGTTTTATCCCACAATGAAAAAGCGTATGAAGATAAGATTATTGATTTTGTTTTGAAAATTTATATGCTGACACTCTTTTTGTATTTGGTAAGTACCATAGAGTACCGTTATGTCAGTGAATTGATAGGGCGAGAAATTCGCTTTATCATTGCTTCATTTAAAAAAGCTTCACTCAATTATGAATTTATTGATACCAGCAAAATTAAATTTAAAGAGTTTCAAGAGATTGTGGCACAAGCCAATGTGATGATTGAGCAAATCAAGAGTCAAAATGGCGCTTTAGTGGGATTAAATAGCTCCCTTGAAGAGATTGTGGTGCAAAAAACACACGCACTGAAGCAATCGGTTGAATACACAAAAGAACTTTTAGAAAAACAAGATCGTTTTATTAAAAATGCTATTCATGAAATTAACACTCCCCTTTCTATTATTTTGATGAACATTGATTTGTACAATCTCAAATATGAGAAAAATCGCTATTTACTCAAAATTGAAGCGGCGGTGAAGGTGCTTGATAATATTTACGGGGATTTGGAGTACATTGTCAAAAAAGACAGAGTGGTGTATGAAAAAACAATGGTGGATTTTTCAAGCTTTTTGATGCAGCGGGTTGCCTATTTTGAAGATGTTGCGGAGGGAAATAAGTTAGAAATCAAAACAGAAATCGCTTCTGATTTGTTTATTGTCTTTAATGAAATTGAATTACAGCGTATTTGTGACAATAATATCTCCAATGCCATTAAGTATAGTTATGAAAATAATGCGGTAGAGGTTAGGCTCTATGAAGAGAAGGATGCCATTGTCTTTTCGGTTGAAAATTGCGGTGAGATGATTCGTTCTCCCGAAAAATTGTTTGATAGGTATTACAGAGAAGATGTCGCACGCGGTGGTTTTGGGCTTGGACTAAACATCGTTAAAGAGATATGTGATATGCATGGTGTGGGTATTGAGGTGATGTCCAATGAGGAGAGAACACGCTTTTTGTATCGTTTTAAAAAGGAAAAAGATGAAGATTTTACTGCTTGA
- a CDS encoding agmatine deiminase family protein, with translation MKRRIPAEWEEQEALLVVFPPKQSDWAHSIKEIHQTYVEFIGKIARFQKCLVICEDKTALANLLPNLQNIELIEMPTNDTWIRDFGGINIYKNHKRRTYDFIFNAWGNKFEANLDNTITQQLFYQGYLQGKLKSLDFVLEGGSIDSNGHGVMLSTAYCLFEENRNPELSKKGIKKTLKKLFGLKKLIVLKHGALMGDDTDSHIDTLARFINKHTIAYVKCYDKEDEHYEELQKMEKELKKTGYDLLALPLPSAKYFNNHRIPATYMNFVLINNAVLVPTYSDPCDEAVLETFKNYFPEREVVGIESSVLIREHGSLHCASMNIYKERDDA, from the coding sequence ATGAAACGACGTATACCCGCAGAATGGGAAGAGCAAGAGGCTTTACTGGTTGTGTTTCCTCCAAAACAGAGCGACTGGGCACACTCGATTAAAGAGATTCATCAAACCTATGTCGAATTTATTGGTAAGATTGCCCGCTTTCAAAAATGTCTTGTGATTTGTGAAGATAAAACCGCTCTTGCAAACCTGCTTCCAAACTTGCAAAATATTGAGCTTATTGAGATGCCAACCAACGATACATGGATTCGTGATTTTGGAGGCATTAACATCTATAAAAATCACAAACGTCGCACCTATGACTTTATCTTTAATGCATGGGGCAACAAATTTGAAGCCAATTTAGACAATACCATCACCCAACAACTCTTTTATCAAGGCTATCTTCAAGGTAAACTCAAAAGCTTAGATTTTGTGCTAGAAGGCGGAAGCATCGACAGTAACGGTCATGGCGTCATGCTCTCAACAGCATATTGTCTTTTTGAAGAGAACCGTAATCCTGAGCTTTCCAAAAAAGGAATTAAAAAAACCTTGAAAAAACTCTTTGGACTCAAAAAACTGATTGTTTTAAAACATGGCGCACTGATGGGCGATGACACCGACTCACACATTGATACCCTAGCACGATTTATCAACAAACATACCATCGCCTATGTCAAATGCTACGATAAAGAAGACGAACACTATGAAGAGCTTCAAAAGATGGAAAAAGAGCTTAAAAAAACAGGCTATGACCTGCTTGCTCTCCCCCTGCCTTCTGCCAAATACTTTAACAATCACCGTATTCCTGCAACCTACATGAACTTTGTGTTGATTAACAACGCTGTGTTGGTTCCAACCTACTCTGACCCATGCGATGAAGCGGTGCTCGAAACGTTTAAAAACTACTTTCCCGAGCGTGAGGTTGTAGGCATTGAATCCTCTGTACTGATTCGAGAGCATGGCAGTTTACATTGTGCTTCGATGAATATCTACAAAGAACGAGATGACGCCTAA
- a CDS encoding DUF485 domain-containing protein translates to MSENIYDKVKTNPKFAELVQKRSRFAWKLAIVMLVVYYAFILVIAFSPHLFAIKIGEGVTTVGIPIGIGVILIAFVLTGIYTQRANGEFDDLTHQIKEELRGAK, encoded by the coding sequence ATGAGTGAAAATATCTACGATAAAGTCAAAACTAACCCAAAATTTGCAGAACTGGTGCAAAAAAGAAGTCGTTTTGCTTGGAAGCTTGCCATAGTGATGCTAGTTGTTTACTATGCATTTATTCTTGTAATTGCTTTTTCTCCTCATCTTTTTGCCATTAAAATAGGAGAAGGTGTTACCACGGTGGGTATTCCCATTGGGATTGGGGTTATTCTGATTGCTTTTGTATTAACAGGAATTTATACGCAAAGAGCCAACGGAGAATTTGATGACTTAACCCATCAAATTAAAGAAGAACTAAGGGGTGCAAAATGA
- the feoB gene encoding ferrous iron transport protein B produces the protein MKEFVIALVGQPNVGKSMLINAIADARLRVGNFSGVTVEKAEVRFVAQGHSIKIVDLPGTYSLNDYTQDERVTKEFLENEPYDLIINVVDTTNLERNLFLTTQLLELDKKMIVALNMMDEAQKEGMCIDHEQLSSILGVPCVKVSAATKKGIGKLLNRAIDMFQFPHEKSKLIYSDVVEEEVAKIVLFLEEKRYKSAVAYRDIALKLLEEDVKTYHQMRDEPLWLELSLILKEALEHLYLHHESKDVREIFAQERAAFAKGAVLETLTCKKCLTSSMTEKIDAILIHKVFGIPIFVVLMWSLFQLTFELGSIPMEWIDMFFVALGAYIKTIFGEGALGSLLADGALSGVGAVVMFLPNIVILFLGIALLETTGYMARVAFLLDGFFHRFGLHGKSFIPLVTGFGCSVPAYMSARTLKNDKDRLVTLFIIGFMSCGAKLPVYVLFVGAFFSQEQAGNVLFLIYIAGAFVGLIAAKFLKRFIFKGVDEPFVMEMPKYRLPSLKLIWHTVAIKAILYLQKAGTFILGASMLIWFASNYPKYPEIEAEYAQKIELAQSDEAKDSLENEQAKMLLEKSFLAMIGKSTEGLFAPIGLDWKMTVALESGLAAKEVVVSTLGVLYALGAEVDEESEGLLEVIQKEIPFASAVSFIIFVMFYLPCMAASIVFAKESGSYKYLAYLFVFTTLIAWGLSFIGYRIALYM, from the coding sequence GACGGTTGAAAAAGCTGAGGTGCGTTTTGTAGCGCAAGGGCATAGCATTAAGATTGTCGATTTGCCTGGAACTTACTCTTTAAATGACTACACGCAAGATGAGCGAGTGACCAAAGAATTTTTGGAAAATGAGCCGTATGATTTGATTATTAACGTCGTGGACACCACCAATTTGGAGCGCAATCTTTTCTTAACGACGCAGTTGTTAGAGCTTGATAAAAAGATGATTGTAGCATTGAATATGATGGATGAAGCGCAAAAAGAGGGGATGTGCATTGACCATGAGCAGTTAAGCTCCATCTTGGGTGTTCCTTGTGTCAAGGTTTCTGCGGCAACGAAAAAAGGCATTGGAAAGCTTTTAAACCGTGCGATTGATATGTTCCAATTTCCACATGAAAAATCAAAGTTAATTTACAGTGATGTTGTGGAAGAAGAAGTTGCAAAAATCGTACTTTTCTTAGAAGAAAAGCGCTATAAAAGTGCTGTTGCATACCGTGATATTGCCTTAAAACTTTTGGAAGAAGATGTTAAAACGTACCATCAGATGCGAGATGAGCCTTTATGGTTGGAACTCTCTTTGATTTTAAAAGAGGCGTTGGAGCATCTGTATTTGCACCATGAGAGCAAAGATGTGCGTGAGATTTTTGCACAAGAGCGTGCGGCATTTGCCAAAGGTGCGGTGCTTGAAACGCTTACATGTAAAAAGTGTTTAACATCAAGTATGACTGAAAAAATTGATGCAATTTTAATTCACAAAGTCTTTGGGATTCCTATTTTTGTTGTGTTGATGTGGAGTTTGTTTCAGCTGACATTTGAGCTAGGTTCTATTCCTATGGAATGGATTGATATGTTTTTTGTGGCTTTGGGTGCGTATATTAAAACCATTTTTGGAGAGGGCGCTTTGGGTTCCTTGCTCGCAGATGGCGCACTTTCTGGTGTGGGTGCTGTGGTGATGTTTTTACCTAACATTGTTATTTTGTTTTTAGGCATTGCGCTTTTGGAAACCACAGGCTACATGGCTCGGGTTGCGTTTTTGCTCGATGGTTTTTTTCATCGTTTTGGTTTGCATGGAAAGAGTTTTATCCCTTTGGTGACGGGGTTTGGATGCTCCGTTCCTGCGTACATGAGCGCACGTACGCTTAAAAACGATAAAGACAGATTGGTGACGCTTTTTATCATTGGATTTATGAGTTGTGGGGCGAAACTTCCTGTGTATGTACTTTTTGTTGGGGCATTTTTTTCGCAAGAGCAAGCGGGCAATGTACTTTTTCTCATCTATATCGCAGGGGCATTTGTCGGGCTTATCGCCGCAAAATTTTTAAAGCGTTTTATTTTTAAAGGGGTGGATGAGCCTTTTGTTATGGAGATGCCAAAGTACCGTTTACCTTCGTTAAAACTTATTTGGCATACGGTGGCGATTAAGGCGATTTTGTATTTGCAAAAGGCGGGAACGTTTATTTTGGGTGCTTCGATGCTGATTTGGTTTGCGAGTAATTATCCTAAATATCCCGAAATTGAAGCAGAGTATGCGCAAAAAATAGAGTTAGCTCAAAGTGATGAAGCAAAAGATAGTCTTGAAAATGAACAAGCCAAAATGCTTTTGGAGAAGAGTTTTTTAGCGATGATTGGCAAATCTACCGAAGGGCTTTTTGCACCCATTGGGTTGGATTGGAAGATGACGGTGGCTTTAGAGAGTGGTTTGGCGGCTAAAGAGGTGGTGGTTTCAACTTTAGGGGTTTTGTATGCCTTAGGTGCTGAGGTCGATGAGGAGAGTGAGGGGTTGCTTGAGGTGATTCAAAAAGAGATTCCTTTTGCCTCTGCGGTTTCGTTTATTATCTTTGTCATGTTTTATTTGCCGTGTATGGCTGCTTCTATTGTTTTTGCCAAAGAGAGTGGAAGTTACAAATACTTAGCCTATTTGTTTGTGTTTACGACACTCATTGCGTGGGGATTGTCGTTTATTGGGTATCGTATAGCTCTTTACATGTAA